GTCATCCTGTGGTCGGTCTTCAACGAGGAACCGATGCAGGGCACCGCCGCGGGCGTGCAGATGGTGCGGCGGATGGCGGCGGCGGTGAAGCGGCTGGACGACAGCCGGCCGGTGACGGCGGCGATGAACGGGTCGTTCTTCAACCCCGCCAACGTCTCGACCGTCGTCGATGTCGTCGGCTTCAACTATTATCCGGGCGATTACGACAAGTTCCACGCGCTCAATCCGGACAAGCCGATCACGAGTTCGGAAGATACCAGCGCCTTCATGACGCGCGGCGCCTATGCGACCGACGCCGCCGCCCATGTCCTGTCGTCGATGGACGACGAGGCGGCGGGATGGGGCGAGACGCATCGCAGCGGCTGGGCCAAGATCGCCACGCGGCCGTTCGTCGCCGATGGCTTCGTGTGGACCGGGTTCGACTATCATGGCGAACCTACGCCGCATGCATGGCCGACGATCGCCAGCTTCTTCGGCATCCTCGACCTCTGTGGTTTCCGCAAGACCGCCTATGACATCCATCGCGCCGGGTGGGTCGATGACGCGCCGGTCGTCGGGATCGCGCCGCACTGGACGTGGCCGGGCCGGGAGGGGCAATCGATCCCGGTATTGGTGACCAGCAACGCCGACCGGATCGTCCTTTCGTTGAACGGCCGGATCGTCGGGGATGCGGCGGTCGACCGGTTGATGGGCAACAGTTTCCGCGTGTCCTACGCACCCGGCATATTGGAGGCGATCGCCTATCGCGGCGGACGCGAGGTCGCACGCGCGGGGCACGAGACCGCCGGAGCGCCCGCGGCGTTGCGGTTGACGCCGGCGCGCCGGGTGATGACGGGCGATGGCGAGGACGTGCAGCCGGTCACCGTCGATGCGATCGACGCACGCGGGCGGCACGTGCCGAACGCGAACCTGCCGGTGCGCTTCGCGGTCGTCGGCGCGGCCATCATCGGCGTCGGCAACGGCGATCCCAACAGCCACGAACCGGAAAAGGGCGATGCCCGATCGCTCTTCAATGGTCTGGCGCAGGTGATCGTGCAGGCAGATGCCGCGCCGCGCGGCACGATCGTGTTGCGGGCCAGTGCGCCGGGGCTGACGCCCGCCAGTCTGCGGATCGACCGGATCGCGCGAGCCGCCGGGCCGCAGGTTGCGCCGGCCGTGGCGCTGCGCACCATCGATGGCTGGCGCCGGTCGCCCTTGCTGCCCGCCCGTCCCGATCCCGCACTGGCGCCGGCGGATGGCGACAACAACAGCTGGGCCTTCGTGCGCAGCGGCACCGCGACGCCGGCAGAGGCGGCCGGGGGCTGGCAATTGTATCGTGCGCGGGTTGCGCCGGTGCGGGCGGTCGCCGCCCATGGCGGACGCATCGTGTTCGCCGGCGTGGCGGGGCGCGCCGAACTGTGGGTCGATGGCCGCAAGCTCGCCGACACGGGCGGACCGGCAACCGGCCCGATCGACGTCGCGCTGCCGCCCGGAGCCGGCGAGCGGACGGTCTTGCTGATCGTTCGACCGGAGCCGGGGCAGCCATCGGGCATCGTCGGTCCCGTGGAGATACGGCCGCTGGACGCGCGCTAGCGCGCCGTCGCGTCATCCGACAGGTGGTGTGCCAAAGGATCGTCACATCAACGACACACAATGGTATGCAATAGGTATTGTCAGTACGCGAAGCCGCGATACACTGCACCGACGATGACCGGATTAGGAATGCGAATGACGGACGTGCAGCTGGTGGCGCCACTCGCAGGATGGGTCCTGCCGCTCGCTGCCGTGCCGGATCCCGTGTTCGCGGAAGGCATGATGGGGCCGGGCATCGGCATCGATCCGATCGGCGACACGCTGCACGCACCGTGCGATGGAATAGTGCTGACCGTCCATGCGGCCGGGCATGCCGTGACGCTGGACGCCGGACACGGCATGTCCCTGCTGATGCATATCGGCGTCGACACCGTCGCTTTACAGGGCAAGGGTTTCGAGCCGCTCGTCACACCGGGCGCCCGGGTGGCTGCCGGCGACCCGCTGATCCGGTTCGATCTGGAT
The sequence above is a segment of the Sphingomonas insulae genome. Coding sequences within it:
- the galA gene encoding beta-galactosidase GalA, giving the protein MTIDRRQLMGAAGAGLAMTLPGGAAAAHSSRYGALSMPVPGDALPRPLPIVDPSRIGFDQGWLFHEGDVVVPPATTHEETYIRAKAGNARGAAAIDHDDSDWSPVTLPHDWASFQPFVETANPSQGYRPRGIGWYRRTFRLDAADEGKYLELQFDGIATNATIWVNGSIVAHNWSGYNSIYIDITPFARFGDRTNVVAIRVDAEAMEGWWYEGAGLYRHAWLAKRAPVAIVTDGVHCDPRRTGDAWHVPVTVTARSIAAAPADVVALASLIDPAGRSIASVRSAPVTIAPLEQADLALSIPVPSPMLWSVEAPTLYTVVVTLERGGAVVDARHVPVGFRTIRFDPAQGLFVNDRPVKLKGVCLHLDHAGVGTAVPDALLAWRLERLKELGCNAIRCSHNAPATAFLDLCDRMGFLVMDENRNFNPAPDYMAQLEWLVRRDRNHASVILWSVFNEEPMQGTAAGVQMVRRMAAAVKRLDDSRPVTAAMNGSFFNPANVSTVVDVVGFNYYPGDYDKFHALNPDKPITSSEDTSAFMTRGAYATDAAAHVLSSMDDEAAGWGETHRSGWAKIATRPFVADGFVWTGFDYHGEPTPHAWPTIASFFGILDLCGFRKTAYDIHRAGWVDDAPVVGIAPHWTWPGREGQSIPVLVTSNADRIVLSLNGRIVGDAAVDRLMGNSFRVSYAPGILEAIAYRGGREVARAGHETAGAPAALRLTPARRVMTGDGEDVQPVTVDAIDARGRHVPNANLPVRFAVVGAAIIGVGNGDPNSHEPEKGDARSLFNGLAQVIVQADAAPRGTIVLRASAPGLTPASLRIDRIARAAGPQVAPAVALRTIDGWRRSPLLPARPDPALAPADGDNNSWAFVRSGTATPAEAAGGWQLYRARVAPVRAVAAHGGRIVFAGVAGRAELWVDGRKLADTGGPATGPIDVALPPGAGERTVLLIVRPEPGQPSGIVGPVEIRPLDAR